A genome region from Ignavibacteriota bacterium includes the following:
- a CDS encoding bifunctional 5,10-methylene-tetrahydrofolate dehydrogenase/5,10-methylene-tetrahydrofolate cyclohydrolase, whose product MAAQRIEGKPVAEQIKNEVREGVAQLIREKGVRPGLGVILVGEDPASQTYVNSKGKACADLGMHSETIRMPADATEAAVLAQVHAWNADPLMHGILVQMPLPKHIHEQRVIEAIDPRKDVDGFHPVNVGRLVIGMECLRPCTPAGIQELLVRSGNDPGGKHVVVVGRSNIVGKPIANILLQKAKGANAVVTIAHTGMKDIRPFIKQADILIAAVGRPESITGAMLKPGCVVIDVGINRINDPSLPKGYRNVGDVHFASAAEVASAITPVPGGVGLMTIAMLMQNTLLAARRLSC is encoded by the coding sequence ATGGCAGCGCAGCGCATCGAGGGGAAACCCGTCGCCGAACAGATCAAGAATGAGGTCCGCGAAGGCGTTGCGCAGCTGATCAGGGAGAAGGGCGTCCGCCCCGGACTCGGCGTCATCCTTGTTGGCGAAGATCCCGCTTCTCAGACCTATGTGAACTCCAAGGGCAAGGCCTGTGCGGACCTCGGGATGCACTCCGAGACGATCCGGATGCCGGCCGACGCCACCGAGGCAGCCGTCCTCGCACAGGTCCACGCCTGGAATGCCGATCCCCTCATGCACGGCATCCTTGTCCAGATGCCCCTCCCGAAACATATCCATGAGCAGCGCGTGATCGAAGCCATCGACCCGCGCAAGGATGTGGACGGGTTCCATCCCGTCAATGTGGGCAGGCTGGTCATCGGCATGGAATGCCTCCGCCCCTGTACCCCCGCCGGCATCCAGGAACTGCTCGTCCGCAGCGGCAACGATCCGGGCGGCAAGCACGTTGTCGTCGTCGGGCGCAGTAACATCGTCGGCAAGCCCATTGCCAACATCCTGCTGCAGAAGGCGAAGGGGGCCAATGCGGTCGTCACCATCGCCCATACCGGCATGAAGGATATCAGGCCCTTCATCAAACAGGCGGATATCCTCATCGCCGCCGTCGGCCGGCCGGAGAGCATCACCGGTGCAATGCTCAAACCGGGCTGTGTCGTCATCGACGTCGGCATCAACCGCATCAACGACCCTTCGCTTCCCAAAGGGTACCGCAACGTCGGGGATGTGCATTTTGCATCGGCTGCGGAGGTCGCTTCTGCCATTACCCCGGTCCCGGGGGGTGTCGGACTCATGACCATCGCGATGCTGATGCAGAACACCCTTCTGGCCGCCCGCCGGCTTTCTTGCTAA
- a CDS encoding TIGR00282 family metallophosphoesterase, which translates to MNILFIGDIVGTPGLEIAETLVPGLIKKHDVDLVIVNGENVTEGKGIAEEHAKRIFALGAHVITTGNHVWDRWDSRKVLGSDRRILRPLNYPRDNGGNGFIVVDLGEKGKAGVLNVQGRVYMQAIDDPFRSAEWAVSKIQEETKIVFVDFHADATAEKMAMGWFLDGKITALAGTHTHTPTGDCRILPRGSAFITDVGMTGPYDSVLGMKKEAALKRLVLGTPHKYEVASNDVRLCGLLVKADPATGKALSAEHIIFPAF; encoded by the coding sequence ATGAATATTCTGTTTATCGGTGATATCGTCGGGACCCCCGGCCTCGAGATCGCGGAGACCCTTGTCCCCGGCCTCATCAAGAAGCATGATGTCGATCTCGTGATCGTCAATGGCGAGAACGTCACCGAAGGCAAAGGCATCGCCGAAGAACATGCGAAACGCATCTTCGCTCTCGGCGCGCATGTGATCACGACGGGCAATCACGTGTGGGACCGCTGGGACAGCCGGAAGGTGCTGGGTTCCGACCGCCGCATCCTGCGTCCGTTGAACTATCCGCGCGACAATGGCGGGAATGGATTCATCGTCGTGGACCTCGGCGAAAAGGGAAAGGCCGGGGTGCTGAATGTCCAGGGCCGCGTGTATATGCAGGCCATCGACGATCCGTTCCGCTCCGCCGAATGGGCGGTGAGCAAGATCCAGGAAGAGACGAAGATCGTGTTCGTGGATTTCCATGCGGATGCGACGGCGGAAAAGATGGCGATGGGGTGGTTCCTGGACGGCAAGATCACGGCGCTCGCAGGGACGCACACGCACACGCCGACGGGCGATTGCAGGATCCTCCCCCGCGGCAGCGCGTTCATCACGGATGTCGGCATGACCGGCCCGTACGATTCCGTGTTGGGGATGAAGAAGGAAGCGGCGCTGAAGCGCCTCGTGCTGGGGACCCCGCACAAGTATGAGGTGGCGAGCAACGATGTCCGCCTCTGTGGCCTGCTCGTGAAGGCCGACCCCGCCACCGGCAAGGCTCTCTCCGCAGAACACATCATCTTCCCAGCTTTCTGA
- a CDS encoding ComF family protein encodes MAPGFLWSAALRNFVFPPSCYCCGTLLDHHRGLLCPGCQARVRPVTPSDPLFILARSRLCSDDVCTGLVALYHFASGGPVQDLLHALKYGGLTGVGRELGSRLGVAAMETPWLHEVDLIIPLPLYRSKQRERGYNQAESIARGIAGVVRKPVWPRAVRRTRWTDSQTTLGYTARQMNVQGAFMVPPSKIGSLRGKRVLLVDDVLTTGATTRACAAALRVGRADAVYVAAVALAEQLSLTMVLKLAKLIRI; translated from the coding sequence ATGGCTCCCGGATTCCTGTGGTCCGCGGCACTCCGGAATTTTGTCTTCCCTCCGTCCTGCTATTGCTGCGGGACACTTCTCGACCATCACCGTGGCCTCTTGTGCCCGGGTTGTCAGGCACGGGTCCGCCCTGTAACACCCTCCGATCCTCTTTTCATCCTCGCGCGATCCCGGCTGTGCAGCGATGACGTGTGCACGGGACTCGTCGCCCTCTATCATTTTGCCTCCGGCGGCCCGGTGCAGGATCTGCTGCATGCGTTGAAATACGGAGGTCTGACCGGGGTCGGCCGTGAGCTGGGATCCCGGTTGGGTGTGGCTGCGATGGAGACCCCGTGGCTCCATGAAGTGGACCTCATCATTCCGCTTCCATTGTATCGTTCCAAGCAGAGGGAGCGGGGGTACAATCAGGCGGAGAGCATCGCGCGGGGGATCGCGGGAGTGGTCAGGAAGCCGGTGTGGCCACGCGCCGTGCGCCGCACGCGGTGGACAGATTCACAGACGACGCTCGGGTACACGGCCCGGCAGATGAATGTTCAGGGTGCATTCATGGTGCCACCCTCAAAAATCGGTTCATTGAGGGGAAAAAGGGTACTTCTCGTCGACGACGTCCTTACCACAGGTGCTACCACCCGGGCATGTGCTGCGGCTCTTCGTGTTGGCCGTGCCGATGCGGTCTACGTGGCAGCCGTTGCCCTCGCAGAGCAGCTTTCCTTGACAATGGTCCTGAAGCTTGCTAAATTAATTAGAATTTGA
- the gap gene encoding type I glyceraldehyde-3-phosphate dehydrogenase encodes MAINIGINGFGRIGRLVFRRMLKDGGFNVVAINDLTDAKTLAYLLKYDSVHGKYDGTVTADADGIVVDGKKYKVLAEKDPAKLPWKELGADIIVEGTGVFTSREKLQQHITAGAKKVLLTAPAKDEIDATVVMGVNEHVLTGKEVFVSNASCTTNCLAPMVSVLHKTFGLDHGYMTTIHSYTNDQRLLDLPHKDLRRARAAALSIIPTTTGAARTVGKVIPELKGKLDGFSLRVPTPDASITDFVAVLKKPATKEEVNAAIKAAAETTLKGILEYSEEELVSVDIIGNSHSCIFDSKLTMAQGSTVKVFGWYDNEWGFSCRVIDLLKKIA; translated from the coding sequence ATGGCAATTAACATAGGCATTAACGGATTCGGTCGTATCGGCCGCCTGGTTTTCCGGCGCATGCTGAAGGATGGCGGTTTCAACGTCGTTGCGATCAACGATCTCACCGATGCAAAGACGCTGGCCTATCTGCTGAAATATGATTCCGTCCACGGCAAGTATGACGGTACCGTGACGGCAGACGCCGATGGCATCGTGGTCGATGGCAAGAAGTACAAGGTGCTTGCGGAGAAGGATCCTGCCAAGCTGCCGTGGAAAGAACTCGGTGCCGATATCATCGTCGAAGGTACCGGCGTGTTCACGAGCCGTGAGAAATTGCAGCAGCACATCACCGCCGGCGCCAAGAAGGTCCTCCTGACCGCCCCGGCGAAGGATGAGATCGATGCCACGGTCGTGATGGGCGTGAACGAGCATGTGCTCACCGGCAAGGAAGTGTTCGTGTCGAACGCCTCCTGCACGACCAACTGCCTTGCCCCGATGGTCAGCGTGCTCCACAAGACCTTCGGTCTGGATCATGGCTACATGACCACGATCCACTCCTACACGAACGATCAGCGCCTGCTCGACCTCCCGCACAAGGATCTCCGCCGTGCGCGCGCCGCGGCACTGTCGATCATCCCCACCACCACCGGTGCCGCCCGCACCGTGGGTAAGGTCATCCCGGAGTTGAAGGGCAAGCTGGACGGCTTCTCGCTCCGCGTCCCGACCCCGGATGCATCGATCACCGATTTCGTCGCCGTGCTGAAGAAGCCGGCCACGAAGGAAGAGGTCAATGCGGCCATCAAGGCGGCAGCAGAGACGACGCTGAAGGGTATCCTTGAGTATTCGGAGGAAGAGCTGGTGTCGGTGGACATCATCGGCAACTCGCACTCCTGCATCTTCGACTCGAAGCTGACGATGGCCCAGGGGTCGACGGTGAAGGTCTTCGGATGGTACGACAACGAGTGGGGTTTCTCGTGCCGCGTGATCGATCTGCTCAAGAAGATCGCTTGA
- a CDS encoding rhomboid family intramembrane serine protease, with translation MRSGSYYRPAFFGGFSMFPPVIKALIISNAVILLLLKYFLAPLTIGGHYVFQDLTNLLALHGLGSPSFWPWQFVTYMFLHADFLHLLFNMLALWMFGMEMENAWGSKKFLIFYMVCGIGAGVVDFLMAPLIGHLGGTVGASGAVFGVMIAFAMLFPDRPIYVYFLFPVRAKYLVAFWIGAEVLNGVLGTENGVAHFAHLGGALVGFLYMAVDLGMIPLREWTIGFKGEESLPFSGSARVRKSGGEEVRDAKFYDISTGKPMGPKNKDEVNQEVIDAILDKISTGGYQSLSEDEKRILNEASRRMH, from the coding sequence ATGCGGTCCGGTTCCTATTACCGCCCCGCGTTCTTCGGGGGATTCAGCATGTTCCCGCCGGTGATCAAAGCACTGATCATCAGCAACGCCGTCATTCTGCTCCTCCTGAAGTATTTTCTCGCCCCCCTGACCATCGGGGGGCACTATGTCTTCCAGGACCTCACCAACCTGCTTGCCCTGCATGGCCTGGGGTCACCGTCCTTCTGGCCCTGGCAGTTCGTGACGTACATGTTCCTCCACGCGGACTTCCTGCATCTGCTGTTCAACATGCTGGCGCTGTGGATGTTCGGCATGGAGATGGAGAACGCCTGGGGGTCGAAGAAATTCCTCATCTTTTATATGGTGTGCGGTATCGGTGCGGGGGTCGTGGACTTCCTCATGGCACCGCTCATCGGTCATCTGGGCGGGACCGTCGGGGCATCGGGCGCGGTGTTCGGGGTGATGATCGCCTTCGCGATGTTGTTCCCGGACCGGCCCATCTATGTGTATTTCCTGTTCCCTGTCCGTGCGAAATACCTCGTGGCATTCTGGATCGGCGCCGAGGTACTGAACGGTGTTCTCGGGACCGAGAACGGGGTGGCACACTTCGCACATCTCGGCGGCGCGCTCGTTGGCTTCCTGTATATGGCCGTCGACCTCGGCATGATCCCGCTGCGTGAGTGGACCATCGGTTTCAAGGGCGAAGAATCCTTGCCGTTCTCCGGCAGCGCACGCGTCCGGAAATCCGGCGGCGAAGAGGTGCGCGATGCGAAATTCTACGACATCTCCACCGGCAAACCGATGGGGCCGAAGAATAAGGATGAGGTCAACCAGGAGGTGATCGATGCCATCCTGGATAAGATCAGTACCGGCGGCTATCAGAGCCTGTCCGAAGATGAGAAACGGATCCTGAACGAAGCAAGCAGACGGATGCATTGA
- a CDS encoding phosphoglycerate kinase: MTTKTIDDIALAGKKVLVRVDFNVPMTPDLKVSDDKRIVESLPTITKLLSSGAAVILMSHLGRPKGKPTPEFSLKPVAQHLATLLKTDVKFAEDCVGRPARAAVDALQPGQVLLLENLRFHAEEEKNVEAFAKELASLGDVYVNDAFGTAHRAHASTEGITHFLTPSVAGYLMQKEIEYLGRAVADPARPYMAILGGAKISGKIDVIQNLMPKVDALVIGGGMAFTFFAAQGLEVGDSLVEQEKLGLAKEILETAKSKNKRLILPVDCVIADKFDNDAKRRIVPVHQIPAGWRGLDIGPETVKVISMELRRAKTIVWNGPMGVFEMPNFANGTLEIAKLLAEVTKNGAVTIVGGGDSAAAIAQAGFETAVSHVSTGGGASLEFLEGKNLPGLAALDTK, encoded by the coding sequence ATGACAACGAAGACGATCGATGACATCGCCCTTGCGGGCAAGAAAGTACTCGTACGCGTGGACTTCAACGTGCCGATGACGCCGGACCTCAAGGTATCCGACGACAAGCGCATCGTCGAGTCGCTGCCCACGATCACAAAACTCCTTTCCTCCGGCGCCGCGGTGATCCTCATGAGCCATCTTGGCCGCCCGAAAGGGAAGCCGACCCCGGAATTCTCGCTGAAGCCGGTGGCCCAGCACCTCGCGACACTGCTCAAGACCGATGTGAAGTTCGCCGAAGATTGCGTCGGCCGGCCTGCGCGCGCTGCGGTCGATGCGCTCCAGCCCGGACAGGTGCTTCTCCTGGAGAACCTCCGCTTCCATGCCGAAGAAGAGAAGAACGTGGAAGCATTCGCAAAGGAACTCGCGTCGCTTGGCGATGTGTACGTGAACGATGCCTTCGGCACCGCCCATCGTGCGCATGCCTCGACCGAAGGCATCACGCATTTCCTCACGCCGTCGGTCGCCGGCTACCTGATGCAGAAGGAGATCGAATACCTCGGCCGTGCTGTGGCCGACCCCGCCCGCCCGTACATGGCGATCCTCGGCGGCGCGAAGATCTCCGGCAAGATCGATGTGATCCAGAACCTCATGCCGAAGGTCGATGCCCTGGTGATCGGCGGCGGCATGGCGTTCACCTTCTTCGCCGCACAGGGCCTCGAGGTGGGCGATTCGCTCGTCGAGCAGGAGAAGCTCGGCCTCGCCAAAGAGATCCTGGAGACCGCGAAGAGCAAGAACAAGCGGCTCATCCTGCCGGTGGATTGCGTGATCGCCGACAAGTTCGACAATGACGCAAAGCGGCGCATCGTGCCCGTGCACCAGATCCCCGCCGGCTGGCGCGGCCTGGATATCGGCCCCGAGACCGTGAAGGTCATCAGCATGGAACTCCGCCGCGCCAAGACGATCGTGTGGAACGGTCCGATGGGCGTGTTCGAAATGCCGAACTTCGCGAACGGTACGCTGGAGATCGCGAAGCTTCTTGCCGAGGTCACGAAGAACGGTGCCGTGACGATCGTTGGTGGCGGCGACTCCGCGGCCGCGATCGCGCAGGCAGGCTTCGAAACGGCTGTCTCCCATGTGTCCACCGGCGGCGGTGCCTCCCTCGAGTTCCTCGAAGGGAAGAATCTCCCCGGGCTGGCCGCACTCGATACGAAGTGA
- the pruA gene encoding L-glutamate gamma-semialdehyde dehydrogenase produces MAIPKFSNEPVLDFTKPANKKKQLDALKKIKSGLGQEFPILIGSEHIRLDEKFKSFNPSRPAEVVGVFQKGNATLANKAMDVALAAFEQWKTVAPAKRAAVLFKAAAIMKKKRFDLNAIMILEVGKTWPEADADTAEAIDFLEYYGREMLRYGEEHPVVKNPGEKGKLVYVPLGVGVVIPPWNFPLAILAGMSSAAIVAGNTVVLKPSSDSPRIGWAFVEIMQEAGVPPGVLNFVSGPGGAVGDTLVLHPKTRFISFTGSKEVGIHINEVAAKVQPGQVWLKRVVAEMGGKDSIVVDETADLDAAVAGTVASAFGFQGQKCSACSRAIVVGKVYDRFVEAVAKRTETLSLGDAEDPRNSMGPVVNEGSQESILGYIRKGLAEGGRLVAGGMKVGDSGYFIRPTVIADVDPKATISQEEIFGPVLAIIKARDFDHAMEIANNTEFGLTGALYSKNAKRLKRAESEFFVGNLYLNRKCTGALVGVHPFGGFNMSGTDSKAGGRDYLLLFLQGKSIATKNIH; encoded by the coding sequence ATGGCGATTCCCAAGTTTTCCAACGAACCCGTCCTGGATTTCACCAAACCGGCCAACAAGAAGAAACAGCTCGATGCCCTGAAGAAGATCAAGTCGGGGCTCGGCCAGGAATTTCCCATTCTGATCGGCAGTGAGCACATCCGGCTGGATGAGAAATTCAAGTCGTTCAACCCTTCACGCCCGGCCGAAGTGGTCGGCGTCTTCCAGAAGGGGAATGCCACTCTTGCCAACAAGGCGATGGACGTTGCGCTCGCCGCGTTCGAGCAGTGGAAGACCGTTGCACCGGCAAAGCGTGCGGCCGTCCTCTTCAAGGCGGCGGCCATCATGAAGAAGAAGCGGTTCGACCTCAACGCGATCATGATCCTCGAGGTCGGCAAGACCTGGCCTGAGGCCGATGCGGATACGGCCGAGGCCATCGACTTCCTCGAGTACTACGGCCGCGAGATGCTGCGGTACGGCGAAGAACATCCGGTCGTGAAGAATCCCGGCGAAAAGGGGAAACTGGTGTACGTCCCCCTCGGGGTCGGCGTCGTTATCCCGCCGTGGAACTTCCCCCTCGCGATCCTCGCCGGCATGTCCTCCGCGGCGATCGTCGCAGGCAATACGGTCGTGCTCAAGCCGTCCAGCGATTCTCCGCGCATCGGTTGGGCATTCGTCGAGATCATGCAGGAAGCCGGGGTTCCCCCGGGCGTGCTGAACTTCGTCTCCGGCCCCGGCGGGGCCGTGGGCGATACACTGGTGCTGCATCCGAAGACCCGCTTCATCTCGTTCACCGGATCCAAAGAGGTCGGCATCCATATCAACGAGGTCGCTGCGAAGGTACAGCCCGGACAGGTCTGGCTGAAGCGCGTCGTGGCGGAGATGGGTGGTAAGGACAGCATCGTTGTGGACGAGACGGCGGATCTCGATGCGGCGGTCGCCGGCACGGTGGCATCGGCCTTCGGGTTCCAGGGGCAGAAGTGTTCCGCATGCTCGCGCGCGATCGTTGTCGGGAAGGTCTACGACCGTTTCGTGGAAGCGGTGGCGAAACGGACCGAGACGTTGTCCCTGGGCGATGCCGAGGACCCGCGCAACTCCATGGGCCCGGTCGTGAACGAAGGTTCGCAGGAGAGCATCCTGGGCTATATCCGGAAAGGCCTTGCGGAAGGCGGCCGCCTCGTCGCCGGCGGCATGAAGGTCGGCGACAGCGGGTATTTCATCCGTCCGACGGTCATCGCGGATGTCGATCCGAAGGCGACGATCTCGCAGGAAGAGATCTTTGGTCCGGTGCTGGCGATCATCAAGGCGCGCGACTTCGATCACGCGATGGAGATCGCGAACAACACCGAGTTCGGCCTGACCGGCGCGCTGTACTCGAAGAATGCGAAGCGGCTGAAACGCGCCGAGTCGGAGTTCTTCGTCGGCAACCTGTATCTGAACCGGAAGTGCACCGGCGCGCTCGTCGGCGTGCATCCCTTCGGCGGTTTCAACATGAGCGGCACGGATTCGAAGGCGGGCGGACGGGATTACCTCCTGCTCTTCCTGCAGGGAAAATCGATCGCAACAAAGAACATTCACTAA
- the ispG gene encoding flavodoxin-dependent (E)-4-hydroxy-3-methylbut-2-enyl-diphosphate synthase, whose amino-acid sequence MEIPITNLAETTPGSGEPKFSALRRATRRVLVGGIAIGGGAPLSVQTMTKTKTADVAGTVAQIVGAAEAGCDIVRVTVNEKEAAEAMAAIVTQSPIPVVADIHFNHIFALKAIEAGVAKVRINPGNIGSKDRIREVLTAAKDRGIPIRIGVNSGSLEEDILTKHGYPTAEALFESAMRHVGICDEFGFRDVVISVKSTDVRLMIEAYRLVARRTDIPLHLGVTEAGTTKIGTIKSAVGIGTLLAEGIGDTIRVSLTDEPVKEVEVGKEILRTLGLATRNVELIACPTCGRLEVDLFGIMAELEKRLEGVKKPVKIAVLGCVVNGPGEASEADIGIAAGKGVGILYRKGEVIRKVKESEIVDVIVEEVAKFTPAV is encoded by the coding sequence ATGGAGATCCCTATCACGAACCTGGCGGAGACCACGCCGGGATCCGGTGAACCGAAATTCAGCGCGCTGCGGCGTGCGACACGCCGCGTGCTCGTGGGCGGCATCGCCATCGGCGGTGGCGCACCGCTGTCGGTGCAGACCATGACCAAGACCAAGACCGCCGATGTGGCGGGAACGGTCGCACAGATCGTGGGAGCGGCCGAGGCCGGCTGCGATATCGTCCGCGTGACGGTGAATGAGAAGGAAGCCGCCGAAGCCATGGCGGCCATCGTCACGCAGTCGCCCATCCCTGTCGTCGCCGACATTCATTTCAATCATATCTTCGCCCTGAAGGCGATCGAGGCCGGCGTCGCCAAGGTGCGCATCAATCCCGGCAACATCGGGAGCAAGGACCGCATCCGCGAGGTGCTCACGGCCGCGAAAGACCGCGGCATTCCGATCCGCATCGGCGTCAATTCCGGTTCGCTGGAAGAGGACATCCTTACCAAGCACGGCTATCCGACCGCCGAAGCGCTCTTCGAGAGCGCGATGCGCCACGTCGGCATCTGCGATGAATTCGGCTTCCGCGACGTCGTGATCTCGGTGAAGTCCACCGACGTGCGCCTGATGATCGAGGCGTATCGCCTTGTGGCCCGGCGTACCGACATCCCCCTGCACCTCGGTGTCACCGAGGCCGGTACGACGAAGATCGGCACGATCAAGTCGGCCGTGGGCATCGGCACGCTCCTCGCGGAAGGCATCGGCGATACCATCCGGGTGTCCCTCACCGACGAGCCCGTGAAGGAAGTGGAGGTCGGCAAGGAGATCCTGCGTACCCTCGGCCTTGCCACACGCAACGTGGAACTCATCGCCTGCCCGACCTGCGGGCGGCTGGAAGTGGACCTGTTCGGCATCATGGCAGAGCTGGAGAAGCGTCTGGAGGGAGTGAAGAAGCCGGTGAAGATCGCCGTCCTGGGTTGCGTCGTCAACGGCCCCGGCGAAGCGAGCGAGGCCGACATCGGCATCGCTGCAGGCAAAGGTGTCGGCATCCTGTACCGCAAGGGCGAGGTCATCCGCAAGGTGAAGGAATCCGAGATCGTTGACGTGATCGTTGAAGAGGTCGCCAAGTTCACCCCAGCTGTGTAG
- the sucC gene encoding ADP-forming succinate--CoA ligase subunit beta → MKVHEYQAKDILRKFDVALPKGQVAFSVDEAVQAAQNLGGSVWVVKAQIHAGGRGKGGGVKVARSLEEVRTYASQILGMQLVTHQTGPEGRIVKRLLIEQGISIARELYIGITLDRATSRNTVMASTEGGMEIEKVAAESPEKILKEYVDRGAGFRPYQARALAFGLGLTGDAFKNGVKFLQALYKAYEAMDCSLAEINPLVVTTDGVVMALDAKMNFDDNALDRHPELAPLRDIDEEDPLEVEASKANLNYIKLDGNVGCMVNGAGLAMGTMDIIKLAGGEPANFLDVGGGANAQTVEAGFKIILADKNVRAVLINIFGGIVRCDRVATGVVEAARKVKVDIPVVVRLAGTNAELAGEILAASGMNFLVARSLKDAAEKVTEAIA, encoded by the coding sequence ATGAAGGTCCACGAGTACCAGGCAAAGGACATCCTCAGGAAGTTCGATGTCGCGCTCCCCAAAGGCCAGGTGGCCTTCTCGGTGGATGAAGCGGTCCAGGCAGCACAGAACCTCGGCGGGTCGGTCTGGGTCGTGAAGGCCCAGATCCATGCCGGCGGGCGTGGCAAGGGCGGCGGCGTGAAGGTGGCCCGTTCGCTGGAGGAAGTGCGGACATACGCTTCGCAGATCCTCGGCATGCAACTCGTGACGCATCAGACCGGCCCCGAAGGACGCATCGTGAAACGCCTGCTCATCGAGCAGGGGATCTCGATCGCCCGCGAGCTCTATATCGGCATCACCCTGGACCGCGCGACCTCGCGCAACACGGTCATGGCCTCCACCGAAGGCGGCATGGAGATCGAGAAGGTCGCCGCCGAATCACCGGAGAAGATCCTGAAGGAATACGTGGACCGCGGCGCGGGGTTCCGTCCGTACCAGGCGCGTGCGCTGGCATTCGGGCTCGGCCTCACGGGCGATGCGTTCAAGAACGGCGTGAAGTTCCTCCAGGCGCTGTACAAGGCGTACGAGGCGATGGACTGCTCGCTTGCCGAGATCAATCCGCTGGTGGTCACCACCGACGGCGTGGTGATGGCGCTCGATGCCAAGATGAACTTCGATGACAACGCCCTCGACCGGCATCCCGAACTCGCCCCGCTGCGCGATATCGACGAAGAGGACCCGCTCGAGGTGGAGGCTTCGAAGGCGAACCTGAACTACATCAAGCTGGACGGCAACGTCGGCTGCATGGTGAACGGTGCAGGCCTGGCGATGGGGACCATGGACATCATCAAGCTTGCCGGCGGCGAACCGGCGAACTTCCTGGATGTCGGCGGCGGCGCGAATGCGCAGACGGTGGAAGCCGGGTTCAAGATCATCCTGGCCGACAAGAACGTGCGCGCTGTGCTGATCAACATCTTTGGCGGCATCGTGCGTTGCGATCGTGTCGCGACGGGCGTTGTCGAGGCCGCACGCAAAGTGAAAGTGGATATTCCCGTGGTGGTGCGTCTGGCCGGCACGAATGCCGAGCTGGCGGGGGAGATCCTCGCCGCGTCCGGGATGAATTTCCTCGTTGCCAGAAGTCTCAAAGACGCAGCGGAAAAAGTGACGGAAGCGATCGCCTGA